The genome window GCTTAAATGACGACGCCATTGACGTGCACCTTTACAGTTTTGGAACGCACCTAACATATGGCGAACGATGTGGTTTAAATAAACCCCTTTTTGCGTTTGTGCTTCAATATAAGGCAACATCTTTTCCACCGCTTCACGGGCGGTAACAAGCGGTCGATTTTCACCGAAAATTTGCGAATCGATTTCACCTAATAATGACGGATTCTGATAGGCTTCACGCCCCACCATTACGCCATCGACAAATGCCAAATGCTGTTTGATTTCCTCAACAGTTTTAATACCGCCGTTAATTGAAATATTTAAATGCGGAAAATCACGTTTTAACTGATAAACACGCTCATAATCAAGCGGTGGAATTTCACGATTTTGTTTCGGACTTAAACCGGACAACCATGCTTTGCGAGCATGAACGATAAAATCGTTACTATACGGCTGTACTTTCTCAATAAAATCACACAAAAATGCGTAACTATCCAAGTCATCGATACCGATACGATGTTTAACCGTCACCGGAATTTGCACCGCATCTTGCATTGCTTTGATACAGTTGGCAACCAAATCGGCTTTTGCCATTAAACAAGCGCCGAACATCCCGTTTTGCACACGGTCGGAAGGACAGCCGACATTTAAATTGATTTCCGTATAGCCGCGTTCTTCAACTAATTTGGCACAATGCGCAAGCTGTGCCGGATCGCTACCGCCGAGTTGTAACGCAACCGGATTTTCACTCGGATCGTATTCAAGCAGATCGTATTTGGCGTGAATGATCGCCGGTGCGGTGATCATTTCGGTATAAAGCAAAGCGTGTTGGCTAAATTGGCGATGAAAATAGCGACAATGGCGAGTAGTCCAATCCAGCATTGGTGCAACGGAAAAACGTCCGCGGTAAAATTGATTTTGCATAAAGTTGTTCACGAATAAAAATAACAAGCGGTGTCATTTAGCTGATCTTTTGTAAAATTTTCGCTAAATTTAACCGCTTATAAAAGGATAAAAATTTCCTTCATCATACTATAAAACGCTTGTAAATTCACGGTTTTATCGGGCTTATCGGGCATTTGGTTATAATTAGAACAATACAATATCTAGTAAATTTTTATTAAGAAAACACTAGATATTGATTTATAAATTAACAAAAAATTTTTTCTTTATAAATCAAAAGACTAACTAAAAAGCGCGTTTGTCAAGACTTGTGATTGCAAAAAAATTTCCCTAAAATCGCCGCCTATTGTTACCTTACTTTGAGCTAGAGAATTATGTCAAAAAGAAATCTCTTTGAAAGACGCTTGAATATCAAGCCGTATGAATATCCTGAATTATTAGAATTTAAAGATGCGATTCGCCATTCCTATTGGCTACATACAGAGTTTAATTTTACTGGTGATATTCAGAACTATCGTATTGATATCAATGATCATGAACGTCACGTTTTAACACGAGCGATGTTGGCGATTTCTCAAGTTGAAGTAAATGTAAAACGTTTTTGGGGAGAGTTATATCGTTACTTCCCGAAACCGGAAATGGATGATGTCGGCGGTACATTCGCAGAGTCGGAAGTTCGTCACAAAGATGCATACTCGTTTTTATTAGAAAAATTAGGCTTAAACGAAATGTTTAGCCAAATCCAAGACATTGAGCCGTTAATGAACCGTATTCGTTATATGGAATCGTTCATGAAAGATAAAGATGCGGGTAAAGGTGAATTTGTGCTTTCACTCGTTTTATTCTCTCTTTTCGTAGAACATATTTCATTATTCGGTCAGTTCTTAATTATGATGTCGTTCAATAAGCATAAAAACCTCTTTAAAGGGATTTCTAATGCGGTTGAAGCAACATCAAAAGAAGAAGAAATTCATGGTAAATTCGGTATTGCGTTATACGAAATTTTACGCGATGAACACAGTGAGCTTTTCACTCCGGAATTTTTTGAAGAATTAAAGACCCTATCTACTCAAGCATTTGAGGCGGAATGTGGCATTTTAGATTGGATTTTTGAAGAAGGCGATTTAAGCTTTATTAGTCGTGAAGCGGTAGAAAACTATATTCGTAGCCGTTATAACAACTCGTTAATGACGCTAGGTTTAGAGCCTCCATACGATGTAAATCCTGAATTACTAAAAGAAACTGAGTGGTTTGATATTGAAATCCTGTCAACGAAAGAAACAGATTTCTTTAACAAACGTAGTACTGATTACAGCAAAAAAATGAAGCAGATTACCGCAGATGACTTATTCTAATACTCGCCCTGATTTTGAATGGCTAAATGAAGATAGCCGCTTATTTTTACAACGTGGTTACTTACTTGAAGGAACAACCGCATTAGAGCGTATTCGTTTTATCGCTGAACATGCGGAGCATAAACTCGGTATCGAAGGTTATGCGGATAAATTCTATCACTATATGGCACGTGGTTATTTCTCACTTTCTTCTCCGATTTGGTCGAATTTCGGTTTAGATCGTGGTTTACCTATTTCTTGTTTTGGGAGCTATATCGGGGACTCAATCCACGAAATTATGGTGACGACCGCTGAAGTGGGGATGATGAGTAAAATCGGTGGCGGTACGTCTGCTTATTTCGGTGATATTCGTCCACGTGGTTCAGCAATTAAAAATAACGGTAAATCAGACGGTTCATTCAACTTTAGTAAATTGTTTGATACGGTGATTGACGTTATTTCTCAAGGTACGTCACGTAAAGGCCAATTTGCCGGTTATATCGATATTGAACACGGCGATATTGACGAATGGTTAGATATTCATACCGAAGGTAACCCAATCCAATTAATGTATTACGGCGTATGTGTCGGTCATGATTGGTTAGAATCAATGAAAGCGGGTGACCCGTATAAACGTCAACTTTGGGCAAAACTTTTACAACGTAAAACCGAAACAGGTATTCCTTATTTATTCTTTAAAGATAATGCGAATGCTGGTCGCCCGGACGTGTATAAAGATAAAAATATGACGGTACACGCATCAAACTTATGTACCGAAATTATGCTTCCGTCTAATTCTGACGAGAGTTTCGTTTGTCGCTTGTCTTCAATGAACTTACTCTATTTTGATGAGTGGAAGGATACGGATGCACCTGAAGTGTTAACTTACTTCTTAGATGTGGTCATGAGTGAGTTTATCGAGAAAAGCCAAAATATGCCGTTCTTAGAACGAGCAAATCGCTTTGCAACTCGCCATCGTGCATTAGGTTTAGGTGTTTTAGGCTGGCATAGCTATTTACAAGCAAATAACATTGCGTTTGATAGCTTTCAAGCAATGCAAAAAAACAATTTAATCTTTAAAACGTTACAAGAGAAAACCTTAAAAGCATCACAAGAGTTAGCAAAACGCTTTGGTGAACCGGAAATTTTAAAAGGCTACGGTCGCCGTAATACGACTTTAATGAGTATTGCACCGACGAAATCAAGTAGCTTTATTTTAGGTAGCGTATCACCATCGGTTGAACCGTTTAAATCTAACTACTATGTGAAAGATTTAGCGAAAATCAAAACTGTGTATAAAAACCCGTTCTTAGAGAAATTACTCCAAGAAAAAGGTTTAGATACGGAAGAAATTTGGGAATCGATTTTACACAATGACGGTTCTGTACAGCACTTGGAACAATTAACCTACGAAGAAAAAGAAGTGTTCAAAACTTTCTCTGAAATCAGTCAGTTAAGCGTGATTCAGCAAGCGGCACAACGTCAGAAATATATCGACCAAGGTCAAAGTATTAATATCATGGTTCACCCGGCAACACCGGCTCGTGACTTAAACCAATTGTACTTAACTGCAGAAGAACTCGGTTTAAAATCAATTTATTACCAATACTCAATGAGTGCGGCACAAGTGTTTAACCGTAACTTATTAAGTTGTTCTAGCTGTGAAGGTTAATTAAAATCTAGTAAACACCACCGTAAGGTGGTGTTTTTATATCTGTAATATTTCTCGGAAATTACACCGCTTATTGTTTTATATATTGTTATTTTGCGTAAATTTGTGTAATCTTTGTGCAACCATATATAAAATATCAATAACAGTTAAGGAGACAATATGGCTTTAAACTTAGCAACATATGGGGTGATAGACCTACATTTGCATTTAGATGGTTCTTTATCACCACAATGGATGATTGAATGGGTCGCTAAACAGCAAATTCAACTCCCATCCTGTGATCCTAAAACCCTACTTCCTTTTATTTCTGTCCCGAAAGATTGTAGCGATTTAAATCAATATTTACGTTGTTTTGAACTACCAATTTCTTTATTACAAACGCCCGAATCTTTAGCTTCATCCGTGACTGATTTATTACAAAGATTGGATCAAATAGGGTTGCTTTATGCTGAGATTCGTTTTGCACCGCAATTTCATACCCGAAAAGATATGAATCAAGAGCAAGCAGTACAAGCAAGACTCAAAGGTTTACAGGACGGTTTAGCAAAAACACGTTTGTTTAAAGCGAATTTAATTTTGTGTTGTATGCGAGCGGCGGATAATCAGGCGGAAAATTTAGAAACTGTACGCTTAGCCTATAAATATCTAAGTAAAGGTGAAGCCGGAGTAGTGGCAGTAGATTTAGCTGGGGCGGAAGGGTTGTATCCAACGGAAAAGTTTGCAGTAGAATTTAGTTATGCGAATCAATTAGGTGTGCCGTTTACTCTTCATGCGGGAGAAGCCGCCGGTGCGGAAAGTGTCGAGCAAGCACTTAACTTCGGTGCATCGCGTATTGGACATGGTATTCGCTCAATTCAGTCAGAAAGAGTGATGTGTAAATTAATTAATACTCGAACACCGCTAGAAATGTGTCCATGTAGTAATTTGCAAACTAAAACGGTTCAGCATTTGAAAGATTATCCGCTACGTACTTTTTTGAAGCGTAGTGTGGTAGCAACGCTAAATAGCGACAATATGACGGTTTCGCAAACCAATGTGAAAAATGAATTTCAATTATTGGAAAGCGATTATCAACTTACCAAAGAAGAAGCACAGCAACTTTTATGTAATGCGATAGAAGCGGCTTTTCTTTCTAAGCAAGATAAAACAGCTTTATTGAACGAAATTCAACAACGTTATCCTGCATTACTCTAGCTTCGCAAGCGGTTACATTTGGCTGAAAAGTTACAAAAAAAGCACGAGTTGAATAACTCGTGCTTTTTCTATGTTAGTTAGTAGTAAGAATGTTCACCGTGTTGGTGTTCAGTCACGTCTTTTACACCAGCCAGTTCATCAGGGAACATCGCTAGTAATTGTTTTTCGATCCCTTCTTTTAAGGTGACATCTACCATTGAGCAACCGTTACAACCACCGCCAAATTGCAGAATTGCATATTTGTCTTCAGTCACTTCAATTAACGTTACTCGACCACCATGGCTGGCTAATTGCGGATTAACTTGAGTTTGAATTACATAATCTAAACGCTCAATAAAAGGTGCATCATCTGCCACTTTACGCATTTTTGCATTCGGGGCTTTTAACGTTAATTGAGAGCCCATTGGATCCGTTACGTAATCAATTTCCGCTTCATCTAAGAACGGTAAACTGATTTCATCCACAAAAGCAGAAAAACCGTTATATTCAAATTGTGTATCAGTTTCTTCAACGGCATTCGGCGGACAATAAGATACACCACATTCAGCATTAGGTGTGCCAGGATTGACGACGAAAATTCGGATATTGGTATTTTCTTCTTGTTGTTCTAAAAGACGGCGAAAATGAGCTTGTGCCGCATCGGAAATCGAGATATGAATTGTGTCTTGTTGTTCCATTATTACTTTCCAAATTGATTATTAAATTGACTAAATTTATCAAGTATTCTACGCCTTACTCGCTGTTTTTTCTAGCCAAATATTTTACAAATCTAAATTGTTACGAAGTTTGCAAAAAGTTCAGAAAATTGTACCGCTTATGCGAGTAAAGCGTTTAACTCTTAAGAGTTATTTGTTAAAAGTTTGTGCAATAAATATTGATTTATTTCAAATTTTCAAGGGCTAAGGGACAAAAAAATGGTCTTCTTATGGATATTTGACTGCTTTTTAAGTTAAAATAGCTCGTTTATTTTAGTTTGTGAAAAAAACAAATTAAATCAGATTTGAGAACTTTATGTAACGTGAGAAATAGGTGGGGGAATTCGTTTATTTCTGTATCGGTTACGGCTCAAGAGAAGCGATTGCGATTTTTCGCAATCATATTTTTAACCCAACAAAAGTAGTGCAAATAATATGATTACAATCAAAAAAGGCTTGGATTTACCTATCGCAGGTACACCAGCACAAGTAATCCATAACGGCAATACCGTTAATGAAGTTGCGATGCTTGGCGAAGAATATGTGGGTATGCGTCCTTCGATGAAAGTTCGTGAAGGCGATTCGGTAAAAAAAGGTCAGGTTCTTTTTGAAGATAAAAAGAATCCGGGCGTAGTATTTACTGCTCCTGCAAGTGGTACTGTGGTTGCGATTAACCGTGGTGAAAAACGTGTTCTTCAGTCAGTCGTGATTAAAGTTGAGGGTGATGAGCAAA of Actinobacillus arthritidis contains these proteins:
- the dusA gene encoding tRNA dihydrouridine(20/20a) synthase DusA; translated protein: MQNQFYRGRFSVAPMLDWTTRHCRYFHRQFSQHALLYTEMITAPAIIHAKYDLLEYDPSENPVALQLGGSDPAQLAHCAKLVEERGYTEINLNVGCPSDRVQNGMFGACLMAKADLVANCIKAMQDAVQIPVTVKHRIGIDDLDSYAFLCDFIEKVQPYSNDFIVHARKAWLSGLSPKQNREIPPLDYERVYQLKRDFPHLNISINGGIKTVEEIKQHLAFVDGVMVGREAYQNPSLLGEIDSQIFGENRPLVTAREAVEKMLPYIEAQTQKGVYLNHIVRHMLGAFQNCKGARQWRRHLSENATKQGAGVEVVEQALSFVQE
- a CDS encoding ribonucleotide-diphosphate reductase subunit beta gives rise to the protein MSKRNLFERRLNIKPYEYPELLEFKDAIRHSYWLHTEFNFTGDIQNYRIDINDHERHVLTRAMLAISQVEVNVKRFWGELYRYFPKPEMDDVGGTFAESEVRHKDAYSFLLEKLGLNEMFSQIQDIEPLMNRIRYMESFMKDKDAGKGEFVLSLVLFSLFVEHISLFGQFLIMMSFNKHKNLFKGISNAVEATSKEEEIHGKFGIALYEILRDEHSELFTPEFFEELKTLSTQAFEAECGILDWIFEEGDLSFISREAVENYIRSRYNNSLMTLGLEPPYDVNPELLKETEWFDIEILSTKETDFFNKRSTDYSKKMKQITADDLF
- a CDS encoding ribonucleoside-diphosphate reductase subunit alpha, giving the protein MTYSNTRPDFEWLNEDSRLFLQRGYLLEGTTALERIRFIAEHAEHKLGIEGYADKFYHYMARGYFSLSSPIWSNFGLDRGLPISCFGSYIGDSIHEIMVTTAEVGMMSKIGGGTSAYFGDIRPRGSAIKNNGKSDGSFNFSKLFDTVIDVISQGTSRKGQFAGYIDIEHGDIDEWLDIHTEGNPIQLMYYGVCVGHDWLESMKAGDPYKRQLWAKLLQRKTETGIPYLFFKDNANAGRPDVYKDKNMTVHASNLCTEIMLPSNSDESFVCRLSSMNLLYFDEWKDTDAPEVLTYFLDVVMSEFIEKSQNMPFLERANRFATRHRALGLGVLGWHSYLQANNIAFDSFQAMQKNNLIFKTLQEKTLKASQELAKRFGEPEILKGYGRRNTTLMSIAPTKSSSFILGSVSPSVEPFKSNYYVKDLAKIKTVYKNPFLEKLLQEKGLDTEEIWESILHNDGSVQHLEQLTYEEKEVFKTFSEISQLSVIQQAAQRQKYIDQGQSINIMVHPATPARDLNQLYLTAEELGLKSIYYQYSMSAAQVFNRNLLSCSSCEG
- the add gene encoding adenosine deaminase produces the protein MALNLATYGVIDLHLHLDGSLSPQWMIEWVAKQQIQLPSCDPKTLLPFISVPKDCSDLNQYLRCFELPISLLQTPESLASSVTDLLQRLDQIGLLYAEIRFAPQFHTRKDMNQEQAVQARLKGLQDGLAKTRLFKANLILCCMRAADNQAENLETVRLAYKYLSKGEAGVVAVDLAGAEGLYPTEKFAVEFSYANQLGVPFTLHAGEAAGAESVEQALNFGASRIGHGIRSIQSERVMCKLINTRTPLEMCPCSNLQTKTVQHLKDYPLRTFLKRSVVATLNSDNMTVSQTNVKNEFQLLESDYQLTKEEAQQLLCNAIEAAFLSKQDKTALLNEIQQRYPALL
- the nfuA gene encoding Fe-S biogenesis protein NfuA produces the protein MEQQDTIHISISDAAQAHFRRLLEQQEENTNIRIFVVNPGTPNAECGVSYCPPNAVEETDTQFEYNGFSAFVDEISLPFLDEAEIDYVTDPMGSQLTLKAPNAKMRKVADDAPFIERLDYVIQTQVNPQLASHGGRVTLIEVTEDKYAILQFGGGCNGCSMVDVTLKEGIEKQLLAMFPDELAGVKDVTEHQHGEHSYY